The following proteins are co-located in the Spinactinospora alkalitolerans genome:
- a CDS encoding carbohydrate ABC transporter permease: protein MRMTRTDRLNALSLAFGVIVLAVLLFPLYWMINTALQPGAAMAELRWVPQTLDLGNFGRAWESQAGNLLTSMLVALGAVAVCLVVAAPAAYALSRLRLRGARTVVFGTLITQMVPGIVVANALYNAYVELDLVNSYLGLVLADASLGIPFTIILLRAFMVSIPEEVLEAGMVDGAGRLRVLLSVVVPMSRNALITGGLFTFLFAWSDFLFALTLNTTDAVKPVTLGIYEYIGAHVGDWGAVMAVATLSSIPAAILLVVAQKYVAAGISGGSIK, encoded by the coding sequence ATGCGCATGACGCGCACCGACCGGCTGAACGCCCTCAGCCTCGCCTTCGGCGTGATCGTCCTGGCCGTCCTGCTGTTCCCGCTGTACTGGATGATCAACACCGCCCTCCAGCCCGGCGCGGCGATGGCCGAACTCAGGTGGGTCCCGCAGACGCTGGACCTCGGCAACTTCGGCCGCGCCTGGGAGTCCCAGGCGGGGAACCTGCTCACCAGCATGCTGGTGGCGCTGGGCGCCGTCGCCGTGTGCCTGGTCGTGGCCGCACCCGCGGCCTACGCCCTGTCCCGGCTCCGGCTGCGCGGCGCCCGCACGGTCGTCTTCGGCACCCTGATCACCCAGATGGTGCCGGGCATCGTCGTCGCCAACGCCCTCTACAACGCCTACGTCGAGCTGGACCTGGTCAACTCCTACCTCGGCCTGGTCCTCGCCGACGCCTCGCTGGGCATCCCCTTCACCATCATCCTGCTGCGGGCGTTCATGGTGTCGATCCCCGAGGAGGTGCTGGAGGCCGGGATGGTCGACGGCGCGGGGCGGCTGCGCGTCCTGCTGAGCGTCGTCGTGCCGATGAGCCGCAACGCGCTCATCACCGGCGGGCTGTTCACCTTCCTCTTCGCCTGGAGCGACTTCCTGTTCGCCCTGACGCTCAACACCACCGACGCGGTGAAGCCGGTGACGCTGGGCATCTACGAGTACATCGGCGCCCACGTCGGCGACTGGGGAGCGGTGATGGCCGTGGCGACGCTCTCCTCGATCCCGGCCGCGATCCTGCTCGTCGTCGCGCAGAAGTACGTGGCGGCCGGGATATCGGGAGGGTCGATCAAGTGA
- a CDS encoding GH1 family beta-glucosidase, with protein MTASDPPALPADFLFGTATASYQVEGAVTEGGRLPSIWDAYCRTPGRVARGETGDTACDHYHRYPEDIALMKELGVGAYRFSTAWPRIRPAGDGPANPEGLAFYDRLVDELLAAGIEPIVTLYHWDLPQALEDRGGWRVRATAERFAEYARITADHLGDRVRRWITLNEPFCSSFVGHAVGRHAPGTREGTPALATAHHLLLAHGLAARELRASAAAHGRPVEVGITLNLDRLVPATDSAADRAAVDRAETLHNRVWTEPLLNACYPDNEAETWGELADGSYRAEGDLATISQPLDFLGVNYYRPTKLRDAPHREPDPARRTAMDIRTEEVPFEGVRHTTMGWPVVPSTFTDLLVDLHRRYPNLPPVLVTENGSAEEDRVDADGRVRDTDRIDYVRDHLHAVAAAIEAGVDVRGHFVWSLLDNFEWAYGYDRRFGIVRVDYDTLERIPKDSYHWFKELIGRHAARHGAATAS; from the coding sequence ATGACAGCAAGCGACCCGCCCGCCCTGCCCGCCGACTTCCTCTTCGGCACGGCCACGGCCTCCTACCAGGTGGAGGGGGCCGTCACCGAGGGCGGCCGACTGCCCTCCATCTGGGACGCCTACTGCCGCACGCCCGGCAGGGTGGCGCGCGGCGAGACCGGTGACACGGCCTGCGACCACTACCACCGCTACCCCGAGGACATCGCGCTGATGAAGGAGCTGGGGGTGGGCGCCTACCGCTTCTCCACCGCCTGGCCGCGCATCAGGCCCGCCGGGGACGGCCCCGCCAACCCCGAGGGGCTCGCCTTCTACGACCGCCTCGTCGACGAGCTCCTCGCCGCGGGCATCGAACCGATCGTGACGCTGTACCACTGGGACCTGCCGCAGGCGCTGGAGGACCGCGGCGGCTGGCGGGTGCGCGCGACCGCCGAGCGCTTCGCCGAGTACGCCCGCATCACCGCCGACCACCTCGGCGACCGGGTGCGGCGCTGGATCACCCTCAACGAGCCGTTCTGCTCCTCCTTCGTCGGCCACGCCGTGGGGCGGCACGCCCCCGGCACCCGGGAGGGCACCCCGGCGCTGGCGACAGCGCACCACCTGCTGCTCGCGCACGGTCTGGCGGCCCGGGAGCTGCGCGCCTCGGCCGCCGCCCACGGGCGCCCGGTCGAGGTCGGCATCACGCTCAACCTCGATCGGCTGGTCCCGGCCACCGACTCCGCCGCCGACCGCGCCGCCGTGGACCGGGCCGAGACGCTGCACAACCGCGTCTGGACGGAACCGCTGCTCAACGCCTGCTACCCGGACAACGAGGCCGAGACCTGGGGCGAGCTCGCCGACGGGTCCTACCGCGCCGAGGGCGACCTGGCGACCATCTCCCAGCCGCTGGACTTCCTCGGCGTCAACTACTACCGGCCGACCAAGCTGCGCGACGCGCCGCACCGGGAACCCGACCCCGCCCGCCGCACGGCGATGGACATCCGGACCGAGGAGGTCCCCTTCGAGGGGGTGCGCCACACCACCATGGGCTGGCCGGTGGTCCCCTCCACGTTCACCGACCTGCTCGTCGACCTGCACCGGCGCTACCCGAACCTGCCGCCCGTCCTCGTCACCGAGAACGGGTCGGCCGAGGAGGACCGGGTGGACGCCGACGGGCGGGTCCGCGACACCGACCGGATCGACTACGTCCGCGACCACCTGCACGCCGTCGCGGCGGCCATCGAGGCCGGGGTCGACGTCCGCGGCCACTTCGTGTGGTCCCTGCTGGACAACTTCGAATGGGCCTACGGCTACGACCGGCGCTTCGGCATCGTCCGGGTCGACTACGACACCCTGGAGCGCATCCCCAAGGACAGCTACCACTGGTTCAAGGAACTCATCGGGCGGCACGCGGCGCGGCACGGCGCCGCGACGGCCTCATAA
- the yicI gene encoding alpha-xylosidase translates to MKFTDGFWQMRDGVRAHYAREARDARVLDDRITLYAPVRETAHRGDTLNTPLLTVDCWSPAPNVIGVRVTHLAGGVRPNPAFALSPGTGVVAKTARDGSIVELSSGALSLRVDTEGPWRLDFRANGRTLTSVDERGMGFVETDDGAHHMLTRLSLGVRELVYGMGERFTPFVRNGQTVDIWQADGGTSSEQAYKNVPFYLTNRGYGVLVDHPGAVSFEAGSEAVGRVQFSVEDQSLCFYVVYGGTPKGVLAGYTALTGRPALPPPWSFGLWLSTSFTTSYDEETVSTFVDGMAEHDIPLSVFHFDCFWMREFHWCDFEWDPEVFPDPEGMLARLKERGLRVCVWINPYIAQRSALFEEGTRLGHLVRRPGGDVWQWDKWQAGMALVDFTSPEAREWYADKLRALLDMGVDAFKTDFGERIPTDVRWADGSDPEGMHNYYTQLYNQTVFDVLREARGEGEAVLFARSATAGGQQFPVHWGGDCGSTYGAMAESLRGGLSLGLSGFGFWSHDIGGFEGTPDPGLFKRWLAFGLLSSHSRLHGSRSYRVPWAFGEESVAVARAFTRLKCELMPYLFGAAVQAHEQGVPVMRAMLLEFPDDPTCHHLDTQYMLGGDLLVAPVLSEDGSVEYYVPEGEWTRLLTGETVRGPAWRRETHGYDSLPLLVRPGAVLPVGAVATRPDYDYLDGLTLRVHGAVEAAESGGRELRRAVVPTAEGHRAAAFRTWAGDGAVTVEVHAEDPPAWNVLLVGVHGTGTVEGASRVTDTEAGVRVAVEAGTRRVRVGLR, encoded by the coding sequence ATGAAGTTCACCGATGGGTTCTGGCAGATGCGGGACGGCGTGCGCGCCCACTACGCGCGCGAGGCCCGCGACGCCCGCGTCCTCGACGACAGGATCACCCTCTACGCCCCCGTTCGGGAGACAGCCCACCGGGGCGACACCCTCAACACGCCGCTGCTCACCGTCGACTGCTGGTCGCCGGCCCCCAATGTGATCGGGGTGCGGGTCACCCACCTGGCCGGAGGGGTGCGCCCGAACCCGGCCTTCGCGCTGTCTCCCGGCACCGGTGTGGTCGCCAAGACGGCCAGGGACGGCTCGATCGTCGAGCTGTCCAGCGGGGCGCTGTCGCTGCGGGTCGACACCGAGGGGCCCTGGCGCCTGGACTTCCGCGCGAACGGGCGCACGCTCACCTCCGTCGACGAGCGCGGCATGGGGTTCGTGGAGACCGACGACGGGGCGCACCACATGCTGACCCGGCTCTCCCTGGGCGTGCGCGAACTGGTCTACGGCATGGGCGAGCGCTTCACCCCGTTCGTCCGCAACGGCCAGACCGTGGACATCTGGCAGGCCGACGGCGGCACCAGCAGCGAGCAGGCCTACAAGAACGTCCCCTTCTACCTGACCAACCGGGGCTACGGCGTCCTCGTCGACCACCCGGGGGCCGTCTCCTTCGAGGCGGGCTCCGAGGCGGTGGGCCGCGTGCAGTTCAGCGTCGAGGACCAGTCCCTGTGCTTCTACGTCGTCTACGGGGGGACGCCGAAGGGGGTCCTGGCCGGCTACACCGCGCTCACCGGCCGCCCGGCGCTGCCGCCGCCGTGGTCCTTCGGCCTGTGGCTGTCCACCTCGTTCACCACCTCCTACGACGAGGAGACCGTCAGCACCTTCGTCGACGGCATGGCCGAGCACGACATCCCGCTGAGCGTCTTCCACTTCGACTGCTTCTGGATGCGCGAGTTCCACTGGTGCGACTTCGAGTGGGATCCGGAGGTGTTCCCCGACCCCGAGGGCATGCTGGCCCGCCTCAAGGAACGGGGGCTGCGCGTCTGCGTGTGGATCAACCCCTACATCGCGCAGCGCTCCGCACTGTTCGAGGAGGGGACGCGCCTGGGGCACCTCGTGCGGCGGCCCGGCGGCGACGTGTGGCAGTGGGACAAGTGGCAGGCCGGGATGGCGCTGGTCGACTTCACCAGCCCCGAGGCCCGCGAGTGGTACGCCGACAAGCTGCGCGCGCTGCTCGACATGGGCGTGGACGCCTTCAAGACCGACTTCGGCGAGCGCATCCCCACCGATGTGCGATGGGCGGACGGCTCCGACCCGGAGGGCATGCACAACTACTACACCCAGCTCTACAACCAGACGGTGTTCGACGTGCTGCGGGAGGCGCGCGGCGAGGGCGAGGCGGTGCTGTTCGCCCGGTCGGCCACGGCCGGCGGCCAGCAGTTCCCGGTGCACTGGGGCGGCGACTGCGGCTCCACCTACGGGGCCATGGCCGAGAGCCTGCGCGGCGGGCTGTCGCTGGGCCTGTCCGGGTTCGGGTTCTGGAGCCACGACATCGGCGGGTTCGAGGGCACCCCCGACCCCGGCCTGTTCAAGCGCTGGCTCGCCTTCGGCCTGCTCTCCTCGCACAGCCGGCTGCACGGCAGCCGCTCCTACCGGGTGCCGTGGGCCTTCGGCGAGGAGTCGGTCGCGGTGGCCCGCGCGTTCACCCGGCTCAAGTGCGAGCTCATGCCCTACCTGTTCGGGGCCGCCGTGCAGGCGCACGAGCAGGGGGTGCCGGTGATGCGGGCGATGCTGCTGGAGTTCCCCGACGATCCGACCTGCCACCACCTCGACACCCAGTACATGCTCGGCGGCGACCTGCTCGTCGCGCCCGTGCTGAGCGAGGACGGGTCCGTGGAGTACTACGTCCCCGAGGGGGAGTGGACGCGCCTGCTGACCGGCGAGACCGTGCGGGGACCGGCCTGGCGGCGCGAGACGCACGGCTACGACTCCCTGCCGCTGCTGGTCCGCCCGGGGGCCGTGCTCCCGGTCGGCGCGGTGGCGACCCGGCCCGACTACGACTACCTGGACGGGCTGACCCTGCGCGTGCACGGCGCCGTCGAGGCCGCGGAGAGCGGCGGGCGGGAGCTGAGGCGGGCCGTGGTGCCCACCGCGGAGGGCCACCGGGCGGCGGCCTTCAGGACATGGGCCGGCGACGGCGCCGTCACCGTCGAAGTCCACGCCGAGGACCCGCCCGCCTGGAACGTACTCCTGGTGGGCGTGCACGGCACGGGAACGGTCGAGGGCGCCTCCCGCGTCACCGACACCGAGGCCGGCGTCCGCGTCGCGGTGGAGGCGGGCACCCGCAGGGTGCGGGTCGGGCTGCGCTGA
- a CDS encoding NUDIX hydrolase family protein has translation MTETTDTVPGWLSGEEMDAARQRLPIVYVNAVPVRTDDSGTVTRVGLLLRAAPDSTISRALVAGRVLYHERIRDALVRHLEKDLGPVALPRIPASPQPFTVAEYFPTPGITPFHDPRQHAVAMAYVVPVAGDCRPRQDALDLEWFTPEEAASPELQQEMSGGQGVLLKQALAHVGRLP, from the coding sequence ATGACCGAAACAACGGACACCGTGCCGGGCTGGCTCTCCGGCGAGGAAATGGACGCGGCGCGCCAGCGGCTGCCCATCGTCTACGTCAACGCCGTCCCCGTGCGGACCGACGACTCCGGCACGGTCACGCGCGTGGGCCTGCTGCTGCGCGCGGCCCCGGACTCGACGATCAGCCGCGCCCTGGTGGCGGGGCGGGTCCTCTACCACGAGCGGATCCGCGACGCCCTCGTGCGCCACCTGGAGAAGGACCTCGGGCCGGTGGCGCTCCCGCGGATCCCCGCATCACCGCAGCCGTTCACCGTCGCCGAGTACTTCCCGACCCCCGGCATCACCCCGTTCCACGATCCGCGCCAGCACGCGGTGGCCATGGCCTACGTCGTCCCGGTCGCCGGCGACTGCCGGCCCCGGCAGGACGCGCTCGACCTGGAGTGGTTCACCCCCGAGGAGGCGGCGAGCCCCGAACTCCAGCAGGAGATGTCGGGCGGTCAGGGCGTGCTGCTCAAGCAGGCGCTGGCCCACGTCGGCCGGCTGCCCTGA
- a CDS encoding LacI family DNA-binding transcriptional regulator, whose protein sequence is MRRPTIVDIAKAAGVSTGSVSYALNGRPGVSEPTRERILAVAAEMGWAPSTAARALSEGRVGAIGLIVDRPAQVLGVEPFFMQLISGVQAELAGTGTALLLQVCEDREAEILTYRRWSAERRVDGMLLVDLRVDDVRVEVVTRLGLPAVVVGGPGGVGPLPCLYSDDDTAMREVVQYLAALGHRRVARVAGPPEFAHTEARSAAFTAAAAEFGLEHAEIVHADYTGEAGTKATRRLLAAAARPTALVYDNDLMAVAGLGVAHEMGVEVPAELSIVAWDDSVLCRLVRPALTAVGRDVAGHGRQAARMAARAVAGSPVADQATAPAELFPRASTGPVRR, encoded by the coding sequence ATGAGACGCCCGACGATCGTCGACATCGCCAAGGCGGCCGGTGTCTCCACGGGATCGGTCTCCTACGCGCTCAACGGGCGGCCGGGGGTCTCCGAGCCGACCCGCGAGCGCATCCTGGCCGTCGCGGCGGAGATGGGCTGGGCGCCCAGCACCGCGGCGCGCGCCCTCTCGGAGGGCCGGGTGGGCGCGATCGGCCTGATCGTGGACCGGCCGGCCCAGGTGCTGGGCGTCGAGCCGTTCTTCATGCAGTTGATCTCCGGCGTCCAGGCGGAGCTGGCCGGAACCGGCACCGCCCTGCTGCTGCAGGTCTGCGAGGACCGGGAGGCCGAGATCCTGACCTACCGGCGCTGGTCGGCCGAGCGCAGGGTGGACGGCATGCTGCTGGTGGACCTGCGGGTGGACGACGTGCGGGTGGAGGTCGTCACCCGGCTCGGGCTGCCGGCCGTGGTGGTCGGCGGGCCCGGCGGCGTCGGGCCGCTGCCCTGCCTGTACTCCGACGACGACACGGCGATGCGCGAGGTCGTGCAGTACCTGGCCGCGCTGGGGCACCGGCGCGTCGCCAGGGTGGCCGGACCGCCGGAGTTCGCGCACACCGAGGCGCGCTCGGCCGCCTTCACCGCGGCCGCGGCGGAGTTCGGCCTCGAACACGCCGAGATCGTACACGCCGACTACACGGGCGAGGCCGGCACCAAGGCGACCCGCCGGCTCCTGGCCGCGGCCGCGCGGCCCACCGCGCTGGTCTACGACAACGACCTGATGGCTGTGGCCGGGCTGGGCGTGGCCCACGAGATGGGGGTGGAGGTGCCGGCCGAGCTCTCCATCGTCGCCTGGGACGACTCGGTGCTGTGCCGCCTGGTGCGCCCCGCGCTGACGGCGGTCGGCCGCGACGTGGCCGGGCACGGCAGGCAGGCGGCCCGGATGGCGGCGCGGGCCGTGGCCGGAAGCCCGGTCGCCGACCAGGCCACGGCCCCGGCGGAGCTCTTCCCGAGGGCGAGCACGGGCCCGGTGCGGAGATAG
- a CDS encoding ABC transporter substrate-binding protein yields the protein MRNRMKPPAALLAIGLAATACTGEGGGGGGAGAYPRNETLYTTGTQWGPPANWNPIMNWTYATGTVGYAYETLFLYDPYADEYTPWLAESGDWTGEDTYELKLREGVEWTDGEPLTADDVVFTVELGQMDSVPYSSLWDWLDGAEAVDDHTVRFTFSDPRRQEWANWIYSNAIVPEHLWADRSEEEVSSGANEDPIGTGPYVYETHDEDRMVWAKNEDWWATEALGHEVRPDHIVDIVNSSNDVALGLLTQNDIDISNNFLPGVDQTIDGDPQISSYHPEPPYMLSANTAWLVMNMERAPMDDPEFRRALAHSIDMQRIVEGPYSNLVEPADPTGLLPAWEDFVDRSVVDEHGFSHDPDEARRLLEEAGYTDENGDGLVETPDGDPVDLTIIVPSGWTDWMEAIRIISESAQEVGIDLDAEFPDEAALQDARETGEFDMLINNERQLSNTPWTYYEYLFQLPVQERQTRTNFGRYENEEAWGLVQDLARTPVEDREGMQEIISELQEIHLTEMPVIPLWYNGLWSQVNNGTWTNWPSAAEDTPDHLPTTWRNYNQLGAILTLTEIEPAQ from the coding sequence ATGCGAAACCGGATGAAACCGCCGGCCGCGCTCCTGGCGATCGGCCTGGCGGCGACGGCCTGCACCGGCGAGGGCGGCGGTGGGGGCGGCGCGGGCGCCTACCCGAGGAACGAGACCCTCTACACCACCGGCACCCAGTGGGGACCCCCCGCCAACTGGAACCCCATCATGAACTGGACCTATGCCACCGGAACCGTGGGATACGCCTACGAGACGCTGTTCCTCTACGATCCCTACGCCGACGAGTACACCCCCTGGCTGGCCGAGAGCGGGGACTGGACCGGCGAGGACACCTACGAGCTGAAGCTGCGCGAAGGCGTCGAGTGGACCGACGGCGAGCCGCTCACCGCCGACGACGTCGTCTTCACCGTCGAGCTCGGCCAGATGGACTCGGTCCCCTACAGCAGCCTGTGGGACTGGCTGGACGGCGCCGAGGCCGTCGACGACCACACCGTCCGCTTCACCTTCTCCGACCCGCGCCGCCAGGAATGGGCGAACTGGATCTACAGCAACGCCATCGTGCCCGAGCACCTGTGGGCGGACCGCTCGGAGGAGGAGGTGTCCTCCGGCGCCAACGAGGACCCGATCGGCACCGGTCCCTACGTCTACGAGACCCACGACGAGGACCGCATGGTCTGGGCCAAGAACGAGGACTGGTGGGCCACCGAGGCCCTCGGCCACGAGGTGCGGCCCGACCACATCGTCGACATCGTCAACTCCAGCAACGACGTCGCGCTGGGCCTGCTCACCCAGAACGACATCGACATCAGCAACAACTTCCTGCCCGGCGTCGACCAGACCATCGACGGCGACCCGCAGATCTCCAGCTACCACCCCGAACCCCCCTACATGCTCTCGGCCAACACCGCATGGCTGGTCATGAACATGGAGCGGGCGCCGATGGACGATCCGGAGTTCCGGCGGGCGCTGGCGCACTCGATCGACATGCAGCGGATCGTCGAGGGCCCCTACAGCAACCTGGTGGAGCCGGCCGACCCCACCGGCCTGCTCCCGGCCTGGGAGGACTTCGTCGACCGGTCGGTGGTCGACGAGCACGGGTTCTCCCACGACCCCGACGAGGCCAGGAGGCTCCTGGAGGAGGCCGGCTACACCGACGAGAACGGCGACGGCCTCGTCGAGACCCCCGACGGCGACCCCGTCGACCTGACGATCATCGTCCCCTCCGGCTGGACCGACTGGATGGAGGCGATCCGGATCATCAGCGAGAGCGCCCAGGAGGTCGGCATCGACCTCGATGCCGAGTTCCCCGACGAGGCGGCGCTGCAGGACGCCAGGGAGACCGGCGAGTTCGACATGCTGATCAACAACGAGCGCCAACTCAGCAACACGCCGTGGACCTACTACGAGTACCTCTTCCAACTGCCGGTCCAGGAGCGGCAGACGAGGACCAACTTCGGCCGCTACGAGAACGAGGAGGCGTGGGGCCTCGTCCAGGACCTCGCCCGCACGCCGGTCGAGGACCGCGAGGGAATGCAGGAGATCATCTCCGAACTGCAGGAGATCCACCTCACCGAAATGCCGGTGATCCCGCTCTGGTACAACGGCCTGTGGTCGCAGGTCAACAACGGGACCTGGACGAACTGGCCCTCCGCGGCCGAGGACACGCCCGACCACCTGCCCACCACGTGGCGCAACTACAACCAGTTGGGC